One Spirochaetota bacterium genomic region harbors:
- a CDS encoding RES domain-containing protein, translated as MIFFPSRKIRKPPSSAAPGGRRNRAGRPAVCLAENISLAILETIVHCQCIGDLHNRVILSIEVFGTSVKTLDRSAFPGDWSSIPRHAFAVETGTAWLESRETLLLKVPSSTVVKENIYILNPGRGRFKNLKIVNKEIFTPDNRPAISPFPVSGKVEAHDGVGLEP; from the coding sequence ATGATATTTTTCCCGTCAAGAAAAATCCGGAAGCCCCCTTCTTCAGCGGCGCCGGGCGGTCGCCGGAACAGGGCGGGGCGTCCCGCGGTGTGCCTGGCGGAGAATATTTCCCTGGCCATTCTTGAAACCATCGTCCATTGTCAATGCATCGGCGATTTGCACAACCGCGTAATACTGTCGATCGAGGTTTTCGGCACGTCCGTAAAAACTCTGGATCGGTCCGCTTTCCCCGGGGACTGGAGTTCCATTCCCCGGCATGCTTTCGCCGTGGAAACCGGCACGGCATGGCTGGAATCCCGTGAGACGCTGTTATTGAAGGTTCCCTCCTCCACAGTGGTGAAAGAGAACATTTATATCCTCAATCCCGGACGTGGGCGCTTCAAAAATTTAAAAATCGTGAATAAAGAAATATTTACGCCGGACAATCGCCCGGCGATCAGCCCGTTCCCGGTCTCCGGAAAGGTCGAGGCCCATGACGGCGTTGGGCTCGAGCCGTAG